The Syntrophorhabdaceae bacterium genome has a segment encoding these proteins:
- a CDS encoding MBL fold metallo-hydrolase → MPINERQAMHGVFTPSEVDRLIITVITDNYYDSVRVHPPSGKRHKASPGVSIHAEHGLSYHVETVVDNRSYFLMFDYGLDPIGVMNNIELLGIDLGKVNAFGLSHGHFDHWSGMIDILERGAPGTPLYVGEETFVHRYAFRPGSEELTDLEQLEREAIEKQGIARIVEVREPVEVIPGCYMTGQIERVTEYEKGSPDLLIKRNERLEQDHFPGEQALVCNVKGRGLVVISGCAHAGIINTVRHAQKITGIGKVHVVIGGFHLVNAAPEIIERTVADMQAIGPDHIIPAHCTGFEAILSFASKMPHQFVLNTAGVRYVFGV, encoded by the coding sequence ATGCCTATCAATGAACGCCAGGCTATGCATGGGGTCTTCACCCCATCGGAAGTTGACAGGCTGATCATTACTGTCATAACGGACAACTACTATGATTCGGTAAGGGTGCACCCTCCGTCAGGTAAACGGCACAAGGCCTCTCCCGGCGTTTCCATCCATGCTGAACACGGCCTCTCGTACCACGTGGAGACCGTCGTGGACAACAGATCATACTTCCTTATGTTCGATTACGGTCTTGACCCCATTGGCGTGATGAATAATATAGAACTGCTCGGAATAGACCTGGGGAAGGTCAATGCATTCGGCTTAAGCCACGGCCATTTCGATCACTGGAGCGGTATGATCGATATACTGGAACGAGGCGCCCCGGGTACGCCCCTCTACGTGGGAGAAGAAACCTTTGTCCATCGATACGCCTTTCGACCGGGGAGTGAGGAATTGACGGATCTGGAACAATTGGAGAGAGAGGCTATAGAAAAACAAGGCATCGCGAGGATAGTAGAAGTCCGGGAACCGGTTGAGGTCATACCCGGTTGTTATATGACAGGGCAGATCGAGAGGGTAACGGAATACGAAAAAGGTTCACCGGATCTGCTTATAAAGCGGAATGAGAGGCTTGAGCAGGATCATTTTCCCGGGGAGCAGGCCCTTGTATGCAATGTAAAAGGCAGAGGGCTCGTTGTTATATCCGGCTGCGCCCACGCGGGTATTATCAATACGGTAAGGCACGCGCAGAAGATCACGGGGATCGGGAAGGTCCACGTGGTGATAGGAGGATTCCACCTCGTCAACGCGGCGCCGGAGATAATCGAGAGGACCGTGGCCGATATGCAGGCGATAGGCCCGGATCATATTATCCCGGCACACTGTACCGGGTTCGAGGCGATCCTGTCGTTCGCGAGCAAGATGCCCCATCAGTTTGTCCTTAATACCGCCGGCGTGCGATATGTATTCGGGGTTTAG